The following DNA comes from Pelotomaculum isophthalicicum JI.
TGTCGCGGGATACCCTGATGCTCTGATTTATCTTTATCCACTGCTCAACCGTCATTTTCTATCCTCCCACATAAACAACACAGCTTTATTCCCTCCGAATCTATCTATCAACTAGGAGAAAAGCCTTTCCACCGGCTTGCCTCCTCACCATGCAACACCCTGACAATAAAGAGTCCCTTCTCTTTATATAAAGGCAATTCAATTTGCTTGGGCAACAGCCGTTTTTTTTCATCAAAATAAACATGAACCATGGGAAAAAGCGAATTACCTTTTGGTGTATCGGCCGCTACGCCAGCCATGCCGTTATTCAGCTCAACGATAGTGCCGGCGGGGTAAGCGGCAATGTTATACATAAACGCCTTTGCGACAGATTCCTTGACAAAATAGTTAACCGAAGCCTCACACATTTCGTAAGCTTCGACAGGGGGGAAAGCCTTCCGGTAAACCCTGTTCGCGGTTATCGCGTCGAACCTGTCGGCAATGGCCACGATCTGGGCATATTCGTTAATTTGCTCGTCCTTTAGTCCCTTGGGATAGCCTGAACCGTCGTAGTTTTCATGGTGCTGAAGAGCCATTACAGCATTAATTTCATCCAGATTTCCCGCTTCACGGATTAGTTCATATCCAAAAACCGTATGTTTCTTCATAACTTCAAATTCCTCCGCGGTCAAGCCACCTGGTTTATTCAGGATTTTATCCGGTATTTTGACCTTGCCGAGGTCATGCAATAACGCCCCTACACCAAGAAACGCCAGTTCGTTATGACCATATCCTAAAGTTATCCCGGTCATTAGCGTTAAAATGCATACATTTACTGAGTGCGCAAAAGTATAGTCATCTTGTGAACGCAAGTCAACCAGATTAAAAATCAAATTTTTATTGGATAAAAGCTGCTCGGTAAACTCCCCTACAGTGGTATAAAGCGATTGCGGCTCAATCACCAGCCGGCCGGATTCCTTTGCTTCCAGCAGGACATTCTTGATCTGGCGAACTGCCGCTACACGAGTTTGCCGCTTTATCACGTCATTTGCTTCAGGCATCTTAAAAGGTAATCCATCGTCCACCCAGACAAAAGGTAATTCCAGTTTGATTAACAGTTGAATATATGCGTCAGTAAGCGCAACACCGTTTTTTAACAGCTCTTCACCTCTGCTATTGTAAATAGTGCGGCTGAGTTTCATTCCCGGTTTGAGATCAGATACACCGACCTTGCGCATAATTTATTCATCCTCGTCAACTATTTCTGCATACATTACTAATTTCCTTCGATCTCCAAAAAATAAACTATTATATACCATAAAATTACAAATATTACCATTTAAGCGTGAATTATTCCAATAGTTTATATATTACTGACTAATGAACTAAAGCGCAAATCCCATTACCCCGTTATAATGATATTTTTATTCCTTTAAGTGAATCATTTGACCTGTTTCTATGATGATCGATATTTTGCTCTCATGAGGAAGCACCTTTGCAACGCTACCGACATATCCTAAAATAGCAAATTAAGGTACCGAACCTATTATATGCCGGTGGGGAAATTAGATGGGAGAAATTTATTATGGTATTGGCAACTAGCATTAAGCTTAAGTTAATGGTAATAATTTTCTTCGTTCTGGCAACAGCTCTTGGCGCTCTGTCTTATCTCAGTTATTACAAAGCACGGCAGGCTTTAATTAGCAATACGAAACAGGATCTCAATTCCCTGTCCGCAGCTTACGGCAAAGAGGTTAGCCTTTGGTTGGAGCAACACAAAACCGAGATGATTACTTTGGCTAATTCCCCTGTTATAGCCGGGGGAAATCGCAGTTTGATTCTCTCATATTTTAATGACGAGCTAAAACGACTCAAAAATTATGAGTCGTTGTTAATAGTTGATGGAAAAGGGGACTATTATTCGGCTGATGGCACTACGGGCAATGTTAGTGACAGGGATTATTATAAGCAGACGCTAAGCACCGGTCAGGCGGTAATCTCTGATCCCCTTATGTCAAGAGTAACAGGAAAGTTGGTCGTTGTAGCCGCCGCTCCCATTAAAAAGGATTACCGGGTCACCGGTCTTGTTTTAGGAACGCTGCCGATAGATGAAATTGTTCAAGAAATATCTTCGATTAAAATTGGCAAGACCGGCTATGCCATTATGGTGCAGGGTGATGGTTTATGCATAACCCACCCGAATAAGGATTCGATTATGAAACTTAATCTGCTGAAAGACAATAGCCTCCATCCAAATTTAATCACAGCAGCGCAAAAA
Coding sequences within:
- a CDS encoding HD-GYP domain-containing protein, which codes for MRKVGVSDLKPGMKLSRTIYNSRGEELLKNGVALTDAYIQLLIKLELPFVWVDDGLPFKMPEANDVIKRQTRVAAVRQIKNVLLEAKESGRLVIEPQSLYTTVGEFTEQLLSNKNLIFNLVDLRSQDDYTFAHSVNVCILTLMTGITLGYGHNELAFLGVGALLHDLGKVKIPDKILNKPGGLTAEEFEVMKKHTVFGYELIREAGNLDEINAVMALQHHENYDGSGYPKGLKDEQINEYAQIVAIADRFDAITANRVYRKAFPPVEAYEMCEASVNYFVKESVAKAFMYNIAAYPAGTIVELNNGMAGVAADTPKGNSLFPMVHVYFDEKKRLLPKQIELPLYKEKGLFIVRVLHGEEASRWKGFSPS